One genomic segment of Cydia splendana chromosome 5, ilCydSple1.2, whole genome shotgun sequence includes these proteins:
- the LOC134790631 gene encoding exonuclease mut-7 homolog, with protein MDINQLVSKNQSIKIVPSIEETLQNQGLDVDLDDNTILWLHQLKETWKTWKRSPTIEHHIELFFNTRADAFRVALVFVIKCEDSKDCKTKTLPYFIIEILHKWSRANNLVPEDCLKLPAFHIAIRQRNQSFLSLMAKTYQLSTIKETILPIVRSMITNDNCKQACQVVIAIELFDDISVQELLFPLILQDKSNIIDEYLSECPAQVTPLLQFLDMLLDKNFSIREYVQKYIEEHNICNIKYDKIHYKPLGKLVARLCNKFKVPIETCKNLSKNRTTGGLRYLIHQKYEENNVSTAVWDDLIKDSLRQNADSAHEFIDMLVAYDKSEALKWASYLNLQENLLPAALREMTIQTDEVEPENWETDVKTEITHQEYYKFTLPLEQIIMIDTAEKFYDLIMNDLAGCSLVSIDCEWKPSFGAKQSQVGLIQIATDRNVYLIDSIILNQKQYSSFWHTFYKSLLDNAEIVKIGFGLEQDLREMKASIIGLSNMKLKGEGLLDICTLWKNLIHCGLVLPSNSDSAGNSLSSLVQSCFGLPLEKSEQCSNWELRPLRDTQIQYAALDAHVLIQIYYFLQQKCLEQRIDFDEICNEVTLERKKKCSKKLKVTQIFVPVKSVNDVKLLIEPELSHLMTYLRYCGIDTMLIPPTLLWHDVINLAVSEDRLVVTAKYKCSPFEEFPQSCIFDAGKGSVKEQLQMLLTNCNVGIKQNDILSRCLLCNGKTLKNLAVDEVFKICNEYQASQAIQVNNKAYASDYDEDEEFYDRFNSDSDCDEDSFQPMHKLVLKATCLTSKGVSVEISNVEQLSSSGKPAVLCELCGKLFWDEDDCLKPVSELVLNMIKLSI; from the coding sequence ATGGATATAAATCAGCTTGTCAGCAAAAATCAGTCCATTAAGATAGTTCCATCGATAGAAGAAACTCTACAAAACCAAGGACTTGATGTAGATTTGGACGATAATACAATATTATGGTTGCATCAATTGAAAGAAACTTGGAAAACGTGGAAGAGGAGTCCTACCATTGAGCACCACATCGAATTATTTTTCAACACCAGGGCCGACGCTTTTCGCGTAGCCCTGGTCTTCGTCATAAAATGTGAAGATTCAAAAGATTGTAAGACGAAAACATTACCCtattttattattgagattTTACATAAATGGTCAAGAGCAAACAATTTAGTACCTGAGGACTGTCTAAAACTGCCTGCATTCCATATAGCCATCAGGCAAAGGAACCAGAGCTTTCTGAGTCTTATGGCTAAAACATATCAATTATCAACCATCAAGGAAACCATTTTGCCAATTGTAAGGTCAATGATCACAAATGATAATTGCAAGCAAGCATGTCAAGTTGTCATAGCTATTGAATTATTTGACGATATATCAGTACAAGAATTACTATTCCCGTTGATTCTGCAAGACAAATCCAATATTATTGATGAATATCTTTCAGAGTGCCCTGCTCAAGTTACACCACTTCTTCAATTTTTGGATATGCTACTTGACAAAAATTTTAGCATTCGTGAATATgttcaaaaatatattgaagAACATAACATTTGTAACATCAAATATGATAAAATACACTATAAGCCATTGGGTAAGTTGGTGGCAAGATTGTGCAATAAATTCAAGGTTCCAATTGAGACTTGCAAAAATCTTAGTAAAAATCGAACAACTGGAGGCCTGAGGTATTTAATTCaccaaaaatatgaagaaaataATGTAAGCACAGCCGTTTGGGATGATTTAATCAAAGATTCACTTCGACAGAATGCTGACTCAGCACATGAGTTCATTGACATGCTTGTGGCATATGACAAGAGTGAAGCTCTTAAATGGGCATCATACTTGAACTTACAAGAGAATCTGTTGCCAGCTGCCCTAAGGGAAATGACTATTCAAACTGATGAAGTAGAACCTGAGAACTGGGAGACAGATGTCAAGACTGAGATTACTCATCAGGAGTATTATAAGTTTACTTTGCCTCTAGAGCAAATAATTATGATAGATACAGCTGAAAAGTTTTATGACCTGATAATGAATGATTTAGCAGGATGTAGCCTAGTAAGTATTGATTGTGAATGGAAACCATCATTTGGAGCGAAACAATCTCAAGTAGGGCTTATCCAAATAGCAACTGATAGAAATGTGTACCTTATAGATAGTATCATACTCAATCAAAAACAATATTCCAGCTTTTGGCACACTTTTTACAAATCTCTCTTGGACAATGCTGAAATAGTCAAGATCGGTTTTGGTCTTGAACAAGATTTGAGGGAAATGAAGGCGTCAATAATTGGTTTGAGCAACATGAAGCTGAAAGGAGAAGGGCTGCTGGATATTTGTACATTATGGAAGAACCTTATCCATTGCGGATTAGTTTTGCCAAGCAACAGTGACAGTGCTGGAAACAGCCTGAGTTCCCTAGTCCAATCATGCTTCGGCTTGCCGCTTGAGAAATCAGAGCAGTGCTCTAATTGGGAATTGCGACCATTGCGGGACACACAGATCCAATATGCCGCTCTGGATGCTCATGTCCTAATCCAGATATATTATTTCCTTCAGCAAAAATGTTTGGAACAGAGAATAGATTTTGATGAAATATGCAATGAAGTAACACTGGAAAGAAAGAAAAAGTGTTCTAAGAAACTGAAAGTTACTCAAATTTTTGTTCCAGTAAAGTCAGTTAATGATGTAAAGCTATTAATTGAACCTGAATTATCTCACTTAATGACATATTTAAGGTATTGTGGAATAGACACTATGCTGATTCCACCTACTTTATTATGGCATGATGTTATAAATTTAGCTGTCAGTGAGGATCGTTTGGTTGTTACAGCTAAGTATAAGTGCTCTCCCTTTGAGGAATTTCCACAAAGCTGTATATTTGATGCAGGTAAAGGTAGTGTTAAAGAGCAACTTCAAATGCTCCTTACTAATTGTAATGTAGGCATTAAGCAGAATGATATACTTAGTCGTTGTTTGTTATGTAATGGCAAAACTTTGAAGAATTTGGCAGTTGATGAGGTATTTAAAATTTGTAATGAGTATCAAGCTTCACAGGCTATTCAAGTTAACAATAAGGCATATGCCAGTGATTATGATGAAGATGAAGAGTTTTATGATAGATTTAATAGTGATTCCGATTGTGATGAAGATTCCTTTCAACCAATGCATAAGCTGGTGCTGAAGGCAACTTGCCTCACTAGCAAGGGTGTGTCTGTTGAAATAAGTAATGTTGAACAACTTTCTTCCTCTGGAAAACCTGCAGTATTGTGTGAGCTATGTGGCAAGTTATTTTGGGATGAAGATGACTGTTTAAAACCTGTTAGTGAACTAgttttaaatatgataaaactCAGCATCTGA
- the LOC134790690 gene encoding 26S proteasome non-ATPase regulatory subunit 6: protein MELSAEGKTPEYMALAGIKFKLTLPDLKNDAQLREQLFQGIKAGNMAPYYKEVCAELGWPFDQKLHDAMAKENQERLSKFEEDDSETPVWQDRLDYMCAIGDKEGATALATSKYEDSTLTTNRRLDAIFALFRIAYFHGCNVKDMGKAINKAHELVDKGGDWRSRNKLKAYEAIYCLAVRDYSKAADLFIDCVSTFESYELVDFGTIIQYCVLACALALERHALQAALRRQGAAVQALRSRFPELRELVESLHECRYADFMKSLAWVETQICVDPVFRPHYQHYVREARIKAYVQLLRAYRSLSLDNIAATFGVTREFVEEEISNFTAAGRLQCRIDAVAGCVVTGAGRGADADRSQLYQATIREGDLLLNRVKKLASVINF from the exons ATGGAGCTATCAGCTGAGGGTAAAACTCCAGAATACATGGCCCTAGCTGGCATTAAATTCAAGCTGACTTTGCCCGATTTAAAAAATGATGCACAGCTTCGGGAGCAACTATTTCAAGGGATAAAGGCTGGAAATATGGCCCCCTATTATAAGGAGGTTTGTGCTGAGTTGGGCTGGCCATTTGATCAAAAGTTACATGATGCCATGGCTAAAGAGAATCAAGAACGATTATCTAAATTCGAGGAGGATGATTCCGAGACGCCAGTTTGGCAGGATAG ATTAGACTACATGTGCGCTATTGGGGACAAAGAGGGCGCCACGGCTTTGGCTACTTCTAAATATGAAGACTCCACCTTGACCACCAACAGAAGACTTGATGCTATATTTGCGTTGTTCAGAATTGCCTACTTCCACGGCTGCAATGTGAAGGATATGGGAAAGGCTATTAATAAG GCCCATGAGCTGGTAGACAAAGGCGGAGACTGGCGTTCAAGGAACAAGCTCAAGGCCTATGAAGCTATCTACTGCCTGGCTGTCAGAGACTACAGCAAAGCTGCAGACCTCTTCATTGACTGCGTTTCCACTTTTGAGTCTTATGAATTGGTTGATTTTG gcACAATAATCCAATACTGCGTGCTAGCCTGCGCATTGGCGCTGGAGCGGCACGCGCTGCAAGCGGCGCTGCGGCGGCAGGGCGCCGCCGTGCAGGCGCTGCGCTCGCGCTTCCCCGAGCTGCGCGAGCTCGTTGAGTCGCTGCACGAGTGCCGGTACGCGGACTTCATGAAGAGCTTGGCCTGG GTGGAGACCCAGATCTGCGTGGACCCCGTGTTCCGCCCGCACTACCAGCACTACGTGCGCGAGGCGCGCATCAAGGCCTACGTGCAGCTGCTGCGCGCCTACCGCTCGCTGAGTCTCGACAACATCGCCGCCACCTTCGGCGTCACCCGCGAGTTCGTTGAGGAGGAGATCTCCAA CTTCACGGCGGCGGGGCGGCTGCAGTGCCGCATCGACGCGGTGGCGGGCTGCGTGGTGACGGGCGCGGGCCGCGGCGCCGACGCCGACCGCTCGCAGCTCTACCAGGCCACCATCCGCGAGGGCGACCTGCTGCTCAACCGCGTCAAGAAGCTCGCCAGCGTCATCAACTTCTAG